The following coding sequences lie in one Pontibacter sp. G13 genomic window:
- a CDS encoding Ig-like domain-containing protein gives MQSITRLLLGGLLLLPCWVSAQITVDVNLDTRHTVGGVDSFDRSVFIQLHADPTEQEWGGWNFPAGDNLRDTFLNGLDVYMGRNTGLISWQLNQMNEDPNRPGYADPAHIAQRGATHKNNYAAQTSIHPYQARHNLVLAAQQNRFFPDGTLTGQGWAFANGHATGEYMGRFIQEFHGGIGQPKPKYIEVMNEPLWDLVTLSGDHEPLEIFEFHNDVAEEIRKYDSTAVIGGYTTAFPNLEEGNFSRWHNRWKLFMDVSGANMDFWSIHLYDFPVFGGKAIYRKGSNMEATLDMMEHYSMLSFQEAKPFIVSEYGAQLHDLSKQPWTPYRDWVFMKSANSQLLSFMDRPDRMLSVIPFILPKGEWGRHANGQPYEYRIMRQAFEGPGESGNYWVYTDMVKFYQLWSDVKGLRIDSRSTDADIQTDAFVNGDKMYLIINNLYFDSTTVDLNLQGLDQNMVQNIRVKHLHLSGNAPVITETNHASLDSVMLQSESTMILEYTFQQPVSVPETSSEVKYYATDYLKPIVAGSTITFQINDVVLDQQGEAVLRLGMGRDHGTSLKPTIRVNGKLIHVPDNYMGYNQLSRLTWFGVKDIPVPYALLREDNTITIQFPDNGGHVSSVTMQVYNFTESPDRTDRVAVTGVMMLPDTKLMEPTTTYPLLAEVLPTAATDHRLTWESTDTSVVKVDEFGMLTADAIGTAWVIATTVEGGFSDSTWVEVMNSVPAVQISSFAVIPDSFLLNAGQYFQLNVDISPIDASNQDVTWYSTDSTIATVDSNGMVYGKKSGMAMLVGTTVDGGLMDTCHLEVYAQYSNTLGCLLLPLNVVSDTTYQLKVDYTAGEEYDLAIELADANNNWVGEGRVTVQPGIGTAEIELNCVSTVNWTDPVFPTPGPDYTWKAWIRDVGGDWSTNKGGCQRSNVTISEATSIERPELAGVKLYPNPVNHLMNIDMTEPFQQGLVSFLDLTGALVKTQVLQPGSNQVQVMDLPAGYYIVRVETEQGAFTRTIAVSQ, from the coding sequence ATGCAATCAATCACTCGCCTACTACTAGGAGGCCTGTTACTACTTCCTTGCTGGGTATCTGCCCAAATCACGGTAGATGTAAACCTAGACACTCGCCATACCGTCGGAGGTGTGGACTCGTTTGATCGTTCCGTCTTCATCCAATTGCACGCCGACCCTACGGAGCAAGAATGGGGAGGCTGGAATTTCCCTGCAGGCGACAATCTGCGGGATACATTCTTGAATGGACTGGATGTCTATATGGGCCGGAATACCGGACTCATCTCTTGGCAACTCAATCAGATGAACGAGGACCCCAATCGCCCCGGATATGCCGATCCCGCGCACATCGCCCAGCGAGGTGCCACACACAAAAACAATTACGCTGCACAGACTTCCATTCACCCGTATCAAGCTAGGCACAATCTGGTCCTAGCCGCCCAACAAAATCGGTTCTTCCCCGATGGCACCTTGACCGGACAAGGTTGGGCATTTGCCAATGGCCATGCTACCGGTGAATACATGGGTAGATTCATTCAGGAATTTCATGGAGGAATCGGACAACCCAAACCCAAATATATCGAGGTCATGAATGAGCCCCTCTGGGATCTCGTGACTTTGAGCGGGGACCACGAGCCTTTGGAGATCTTCGAATTTCACAACGATGTCGCCGAGGAAATCCGCAAATACGACTCTACCGCAGTCATTGGCGGGTATACCACTGCATTCCCCAATCTAGAAGAAGGCAATTTCTCCCGTTGGCACAATCGCTGGAAATTGTTCATGGATGTATCGGGTGCCAATATGGATTTCTGGTCCATTCACCTGTATGATTTCCCTGTATTTGGCGGAAAGGCGATCTACCGAAAAGGAAGCAATATGGAGGCGACCTTGGACATGATGGAGCATTATAGTATGCTTTCCTTCCAAGAGGCCAAGCCATTCATTGTGTCGGAATACGGTGCCCAGCTTCACGACCTCAGCAAGCAACCGTGGACGCCTTATCGGGACTGGGTGTTCATGAAATCTGCGAATTCCCAGCTGCTCTCCTTCATGGACCGTCCTGACCGGATGCTTAGCGTGATTCCATTTATCCTGCCCAAAGGAGAATGGGGACGCCACGCCAATGGACAACCCTACGAATACCGGATCATGCGTCAGGCCTTCGAAGGCCCCGGAGAATCCGGCAACTATTGGGTCTACACCGACATGGTAAAGTTCTACCAGCTGTGGTCAGATGTCAAAGGCTTGCGGATTGACTCCAGAAGTACCGATGCAGATATTCAAACCGACGCATTTGTCAATGGAGACAAAATGTACCTGATCATCAACAACCTGTACTTTGACTCCACCACCGTGGATTTGAACCTTCAGGGACTTGACCAAAACATGGTTCAGAATATTCGGGTCAAGCATCTGCACCTGAGCGGAAATGCCCCGGTGATCACCGAAACCAATCACGCTAGCTTGGACTCCGTGATGCTCCAGTCTGAATCCACCATGATCTTGGAATACACCTTCCAACAGCCTGTAAGTGTGCCGGAGACCTCCAGTGAGGTCAAATATTATGCGACAGATTACCTCAAGCCGATTGTCGCAGGTAGCACCATCACGTTCCAGATCAATGATGTCGTACTTGACCAACAAGGTGAAGCGGTATTGCGATTGGGCATGGGCCGCGATCATGGCACTTCCCTCAAGCCGACCATTCGCGTCAACGGAAAATTGATCCACGTCCCAGACAATTACATGGGATACAATCAGTTGAGTCGTTTGACTTGGTTTGGGGTGAAGGACATTCCGGTACCTTATGCCCTGCTTCGCGAGGACAATACCATCACCATTCAATTCCCAGACAATGGCGGGCATGTCAGTAGCGTAACCATGCAGGTGTACAACTTCACAGAATCTCCGGATCGCACGGATCGTGTAGCAGTCACAGGGGTCATGATGCTTCCGGACACCAAACTCATGGAGCCGACCACTACCTACCCACTTCTGGCAGAAGTCCTTCCAACGGCCGCAACCGATCATCGTCTGACCTGGGAATCCACCGATACCAGTGTCGTGAAGGTAGATGAATTTGGCATGCTGACAGCTGATGCTATTGGTACTGCTTGGGTAATTGCGACAACCGTAGAAGGTGGATTTTCCGACTCTACATGGGTAGAAGTCATGAATTCCGTACCTGCAGTACAGATATCTAGTTTTGCAGTGATCCCTGACAGCTTCCTCCTCAATGCGGGTCAATATTTCCAGCTCAACGTGGACATTTCTCCAATCGACGCAAGCAATCAGGATGTGACTTGGTACTCTACCGACAGCACCATTGCCACGGTAGATTCCAACGGGATGGTCTATGGCAAGAAGTCAGGAATGGCCATGCTCGTGGGAACTACTGTAGATGGCGGCCTGATGGATACCTGTCATTTGGAAGTATATGCGCAGTACTCCAATACATTGGGGTGTCTTTTGCTCCCATTGAATGTAGTCAGCGATACTACCTACCAACTCAAAGTCGATTACACTGCAGGTGAAGAATATGACCTTGCCATCGAATTGGCAGACGCCAACAACAATTGGGTTGGTGAAGGTCGTGTGACGGTACAGCCCGGTATTGGCACTGCCGAAATCGAGCTCAATTGTGTCAGCACCGTGAACTGGACTGATCCGGTATTCCCGACTCCCGGTCCTGACTATACCTGGAAAGCCTGGATTCGCGACGTAGGCGGAGATTGGAGCACCAATAAAGGAGGGTGCCAACGGAGCAACGTCACCATTTCAGAAGCGACAAGTATTGAGCGGCCAGAATTGGCTGGCGTAAAGCTCTACCCCAACCCAGTCAACCACCTCATGAATATCGACATGACCGAGCCTTTCCAGCAAGGTCTAGTCTCCTTCCTCGACCTGACGGGAGCCTTGGTCAAGACGCAAGTCCTCCAGCCCGGTTCCAATCAGGTTCAGGTGATGGATCTGCCCGCGGGATACTACATCGTCCGGGTAGAAACTGAACAAGGTGCATTTACGCGGACCATCGCAGTTTCGCAGTAA
- a CDS encoding FG-GAP-like repeat-containing protein, producing MKHLTLAIWIGLTVPTVLWGQTFNRVETAVGFGDLGDNTGVAVADYDQDGDLDVFVVAKQDWDVADPTTQSRLFRNTGSGRFEDVTQEAGFVGLHNYDDSDPGWGYGVKMGASWGDFDNDGFPDLFLSNYLHNQLFRNQGDGTFVEITQSAGLVATDSAYHTTSLWWDYDQDGWLDLFVGTWGDDSPDKLYHNEGDGTFSLVTQQVGMDQPSETWMAMPIDANEDGRWDLFVARDFGPDALYIQQMDGSFLNLAGAFGANSDGNEMGMAISDVNLDGELDVFISNISDNRMLIRQSSGQYEDQALQMGVLSSFWAWGTRFGDFDLDGDEDLFVANGYERDQIFFSRLKTNFLFENQHAQGMNSFLDISQQARVAVFSNSMGMETFDYDWDGDLDVIVTSTDAGILFHENEVSNVGNPFAQSWVYVDLEGTVSNRDAIGSRVEVFAQGEQFTRFYTGAGFLSQSQQPIHICLGSATAIDSMVIYWPNGTMESHQNLPIHKCLKIIEGTGVQTIDLQPAAKVAGCMDPQSCSYNPEAVIDDGSCTYLPAGTISGPSLAGFVETVEYQYPGATESRFHWEVSHGEIIKGQGTSTITIKWGIADSGRVSVREIGDCYSPMAELGVNLTLQETPEDIGIARLWNEALLEAIRKDFARPTVHARNLYHTAIAMYDAWAIFDDEAETYLLGKTVGGFETPYTGFVTDISKEEARDEVLSFAVYRLLSHRFFYSPGAVESIDRFDLLMRELNYNSGIVTTDYDTGLPAAMGNYLGEKLIEFGLQDGAREETFYDNGHYQPVNTPLVINESGNPILEDPNRWQPLAFDVFIDQAGIPIPGQVIPFLSPEWGEVMPFALDGTQAEGYLRSGNSYWVYHDPGKPPYLDANAPETSEQYKWGFSLVSHWGAHLDPFDGVMWDISPGGIGNLNIDDFPKDFADYPDFYQPAGGDPGNGYDLNPHTGQPYEPQMVPRGDYARVLAEFWADGPDSETPPGHWFTILNTVSDHPLTEKKFNGEGPALEPIEWEVKTYFTLAGAMHDAAIAAWSVKGWYDYIRPVSAIRYMAELGQSSDPSAGRYHPQGIPLVPGLVEMVDAGDELAGAKGQHVGKIKLYSWKGHRFIRDPEVDQAGSGWILAEDWMPYQRPSFVTPPFAGYVSGHSTYSRAAAEVMTLMTGDPYFPGGMGEFVAPKDAFLVFEEGPSQDVVLQWATYRDASDQCSLSRIWGGIHPPADDIPGRFIGEQVGIEAYNLATRYFDGTANFVPGQLPETELYPNPVNRGERIIVRNVLPSESFQLLDVQGREIDFDRVEYHQETRTATLDLDPIEAGIYFVRFGESVWKVLVQ from the coding sequence ATGAAACACTTAACCTTGGCAATTTGGATCGGACTGACTGTGCCGACGGTCCTTTGGGGCCAGACCTTCAATCGCGTCGAAACAGCAGTAGGATTTGGGGATCTTGGCGACAATACCGGGGTCGCTGTCGCTGACTATGATCAGGATGGAGACCTAGATGTATTTGTGGTCGCCAAACAGGATTGGGACGTAGCCGATCCCACAACCCAGAGTAGGCTCTTCCGAAACACAGGGAGCGGTCGATTTGAGGATGTCACCCAAGAGGCAGGCTTTGTGGGACTGCACAATTACGATGACTCCGATCCGGGATGGGGATATGGCGTCAAAATGGGCGCTTCATGGGGAGATTTTGATAATGACGGGTTTCCAGATCTCTTTCTCTCCAATTACCTGCACAATCAGCTTTTCCGCAATCAAGGGGACGGAACCTTTGTCGAGATTACCCAATCTGCTGGATTGGTGGCCACCGATTCGGCTTATCACACCACTTCGCTCTGGTGGGATTATGATCAGGATGGCTGGTTGGATCTGTTTGTAGGAACTTGGGGGGATGATTCGCCAGACAAGCTCTACCACAATGAAGGAGATGGGACATTTAGTCTTGTGACTCAGCAGGTAGGGATGGATCAGCCCTCAGAAACTTGGATGGCTATGCCGATCGATGCCAATGAAGACGGACGGTGGGATCTGTTCGTGGCGCGGGATTTTGGGCCGGATGCATTGTATATCCAACAGATGGATGGCTCCTTCTTGAATTTGGCTGGGGCTTTCGGGGCGAATTCCGATGGAAATGAGATGGGAATGGCCATTTCGGATGTAAATCTAGACGGCGAACTAGACGTGTTCATTTCCAATATCTCTGATAACCGGATGCTGATTCGCCAATCTTCCGGACAGTATGAAGATCAAGCGCTGCAAATGGGGGTTTTGAGCTCCTTTTGGGCTTGGGGAACCAGATTTGGAGACTTTGATTTGGACGGAGACGAAGACCTGTTCGTCGCCAATGGATATGAACGAGATCAGATTTTCTTTTCGCGATTGAAGACAAATTTCCTCTTCGAAAATCAGCACGCCCAGGGAATGAATTCTTTTCTGGACATTTCTCAGCAGGCCCGAGTCGCGGTGTTTTCCAACAGTATGGGGATGGAAACCTTTGACTATGACTGGGATGGGGATTTGGATGTGATCGTGACTTCCACAGATGCAGGAATCCTGTTTCATGAAAACGAGGTCTCCAACGTCGGTAATCCATTCGCTCAATCTTGGGTGTATGTAGACCTGGAGGGAACCGTGTCGAATCGAGATGCCATCGGCTCCCGAGTGGAAGTATTTGCTCAAGGGGAACAATTTACACGCTTTTATACAGGAGCTGGATTTCTTTCTCAAAGTCAACAACCCATTCATATCTGCCTTGGCAGTGCAACGGCGATTGACAGCATGGTGATCTATTGGCCCAACGGCACGATGGAATCCCATCAAAATCTACCTATTCATAAATGCCTCAAAATCATCGAAGGGACTGGGGTACAGACCATTGATCTCCAACCCGCTGCCAAGGTAGCGGGATGTATGGACCCGCAGTCTTGCTCTTACAATCCGGAAGCGGTGATCGATGATGGATCTTGCACCTATCTCCCCGCCGGTACGATTTCTGGACCTTCGTTGGCGGGATTTGTGGAGACCGTCGAGTACCAATATCCCGGTGCTACGGAGAGCCGTTTCCATTGGGAGGTTTCTCATGGTGAAATCATCAAGGGCCAAGGAACTTCTACCATCACGATCAAATGGGGAATCGCGGATTCTGGAAGGGTGTCTGTTCGTGAAATAGGGGATTGCTATAGCCCAATGGCAGAACTAGGCGTTAATCTGACACTACAGGAGACTCCTGAAGACATCGGAATCGCTAGACTGTGGAATGAAGCATTGCTCGAAGCTATCCGAAAGGATTTTGCCCGCCCGACGGTTCATGCCCGGAATCTGTATCACACTGCGATAGCGATGTACGACGCATGGGCTATTTTCGATGATGAAGCGGAAACGTATCTGCTAGGAAAAACAGTGGGCGGGTTTGAAACTCCCTACACCGGATTTGTGACCGATATCTCCAAGGAGGAAGCGCGCGACGAAGTCCTGAGCTTTGCGGTTTATCGACTCCTATCCCATCGTTTCTTCTACTCTCCGGGAGCGGTGGAGAGCATCGACCGATTTGATTTGTTGATGCGCGAACTCAATTATAATTCGGGAATTGTTACCACAGATTACGATACTGGGCTACCAGCCGCTATGGGCAATTATCTGGGCGAAAAGCTCATTGAATTTGGCCTGCAAGACGGAGCCAGAGAAGAGACATTCTACGACAATGGGCATTACCAACCGGTGAATACACCTTTGGTGATCAATGAATCTGGAAACCCTATTCTGGAAGATCCCAATCGCTGGCAACCCCTCGCGTTCGATGTGTTTATCGACCAAGCAGGCATTCCCATCCCGGGGCAGGTCATCCCTTTTTTGAGCCCAGAGTGGGGCGAGGTAATGCCTTTTGCGCTAGATGGAACACAAGCCGAAGGGTATCTACGATCCGGCAATTCCTACTGGGTATATCACGACCCTGGCAAACCTCCCTATCTGGACGCAAATGCTCCCGAGACTTCCGAGCAATACAAATGGGGTTTTTCTTTGGTCTCGCATTGGGGGGCGCATTTAGATCCGTTTGATGGGGTGATGTGGGATATCTCGCCGGGCGGAATAGGCAATTTGAACATCGATGACTTTCCCAAAGACTTTGCCGATTATCCCGATTTCTACCAACCAGCAGGAGGGGACCCCGGCAATGGCTATGATCTGAATCCTCACACCGGACAACCCTATGAACCCCAGATGGTTCCGCGTGGAGATTACGCCCGAGTATTGGCAGAATTCTGGGCAGACGGTCCCGATTCGGAAACCCCTCCGGGGCATTGGTTTACGATCTTGAATACGGTGTCTGATCATCCCTTGACCGAGAAGAAATTCAATGGGGAGGGGCCTGCCTTGGAACCCATCGAGTGGGAGGTGAAAACCTATTTTACGCTTGCAGGGGCTATGCATGATGCCGCGATCGCCGCTTGGAGCGTGAAGGGATGGTATGATTACATTCGGCCCGTTTCAGCGATTCGGTATATGGCGGAATTGGGCCAATCTTCTGATCCGAGTGCTGGTCGATATCATCCTCAAGGAATTCCCCTCGTGCCCGGCTTGGTCGAAATGGTGGATGCCGGGGATGAATTGGCTGGAGCCAAAGGACAACATGTCGGCAAGATAAAGCTCTACAGCTGGAAGGGCCACCGATTTATCCGAGATCCCGAAGTGGACCAGGCAGGATCGGGCTGGATCTTGGCGGAAGATTGGATGCCGTATCAGCGACCGTCGTTTGTGACCCCTCCTTTTGCGGGATATGTGTCTGGACATTCCACCTATTCTCGTGCAGCGGCGGAGGTGATGACTTTGATGACAGGAGATCCCTATTTCCCCGGAGGAATGGGTGAATTTGTCGCTCCTAAGGATGCCTTTCTGGTGTTTGAGGAAGGCCCGAGCCAAGACGTTGTGCTACAATGGGCGACTTATCGGGATGCTTCGGATCAATGTAGCCTCTCTCGGATTTGGGGAGGAATTCATCCCCCAGCCGATGATATTCCCGGTCGATTCATCGGGGAACAGGTAGGAATTGAGGCGTATAATTTGGCCACTCGATATTTTGACGGCACTGCGAATTTTGTGCCCGGACAACTGCCTGAAACCGAGCTGTATCCCAACCCAGTCAATCGTGGTGAAAGAATCATCGTCAGAAACGTACTGCCTAGCGAATCCTTCCAATTGCTGGATGTGCAAGGCCGTGAAATTGATTTTGATCGGGTAGAGTATCATCAGGAAACGCGCACCGCTACATTGGATCTGGACCCGATTGAAGCGGGAATCTACTTTGTACGATTTGGAGAATCCGTGTGGAAGGTGCTTGTGCAGTAG
- a CDS encoding T9SS type A sorting domain-containing protein — protein sequence MKKGYFTNLVLTGFLTLAAGAAMAQSTAGPIQITEFADSTNVTAGDNFPAPLLRGNTYTVKGSYGNIGAAQAVRISYDVYAADWSGLEYSHQWILADDTTGVLDGNINADITIPTDAALVTDYVGAFYIVQVRVVYDPIEDTFWNLFVEVVDGNPASIKLPEIAGLRAYPNPVSGGFLTVETPNNQPKSVRIFNGAGQEMMNRELMGNGRIDVSGMETGIYVVEIMEDGHLSHMRMLIK from the coding sequence ATGAAAAAAGGGTACTTTACAAACCTCGTCTTGACCGGATTCTTGACACTTGCAGCCGGTGCAGCCATGGCCCAATCTACTGCTGGCCCAATTCAGATCACCGAGTTTGCCGATTCCACCAATGTGACCGCAGGTGACAACTTTCCTGCCCCATTGCTTCGTGGAAACACCTACACCGTGAAGGGATCTTACGGAAACATCGGTGCCGCTCAGGCCGTGCGCATTTCCTATGATGTGTATGCCGCTGACTGGTCTGGTCTGGAGTACAGCCACCAATGGATTTTGGCTGACGACACGACTGGCGTATTGGATGGAAACATCAACGCTGACATTACGATCCCTACCGATGCTGCTTTGGTGACTGACTATGTAGGTGCATTCTACATCGTTCAGGTTCGCGTGGTATACGATCCGATCGAAGACACCTTCTGGAACCTTTTCGTGGAAGTTGTAGACGGCAACCCTGCTTCTATCAAGCTTCCAGAAATCGCTGGTCTTCGTGCCTACCCGAACCCTGTTTCCGGTGGATTCTTGACCGTCGAAACCCCTAACAATCAGCCTAAGTCCGTACGCATCTTCAACGGAGCTGGACAAGAGATGATGAACCGTGAGTTGATGGGCAATGGCCGCATCGACGTTTCTGGTATGGAAACAGGTATCTACGTGGTAGAAATCATGGAAGACGGACACCTCTCTCACATGCGTATGCTGATCAAATAG
- a CDS encoding helix-turn-helix domain-containing protein, with amino-acid sequence MKKEPRSHCSINLALEVFGDKWTLLIIRDIMLGDKRHFREILQSDERISSNILTTRLNMLEEQGIITKQKDDSHKQKFLYSLTAKGIDLLPVITAMAEWSLKHEPVDEVSSQHTQALVDGGAPLVRQFMKTLTDKHLPTDDQAQSAK; translated from the coding sequence ATGAAAAAGGAACCCAGATCACACTGCTCCATCAATTTGGCCTTGGAAGTTTTCGGGGATAAATGGACGTTGTTGATCATTCGAGACATCATGCTGGGAGACAAGCGACACTTCCGAGAAATCCTCCAGTCCGACGAGCGGATTTCCTCCAACATTCTCACCACTCGCCTCAATATGCTGGAGGAGCAAGGGATCATCACCAAGCAGAAGGATGATTCGCACAAGCAGAAATTCCTCTACAGCTTGACGGCCAAAGGGATAGATCTACTTCCCGTGATCACAGCCATGGCCGAATGGAGCCTCAAGCACGAACCCGTGGATGAAGTCTCCTCGCAGCATACCCAGGCGCTCGTAGATGGTGGAGCTCCCCTTGTCCGGCAATTCATGAAAACCCTCACAGACAAACATTTACCCACTGACGACCAAGCCCAAAGCGCCAAATGA
- a CDS encoding GyrI-like domain-containing protein, with translation MNPFEQTAFRLIGLTLEGKTTNQDNQSAVDCGNLWQRFEQAQIFSQIPNKLNDAILAVYYDYDGDETQPFSYMIGCQVSDEALVPEGLNELKIPAQTYQKVEAKGALPACIGAAWVGIWNSQPDRAFGYDFEVYDERSKDWSQAEVDIFLSMHA, from the coding sequence ATGAACCCATTTGAACAAACCGCCTTCAGGTTGATTGGCCTGACACTCGAAGGAAAAACCACCAATCAAGACAATCAATCCGCTGTAGACTGCGGAAACCTCTGGCAGCGTTTTGAACAAGCGCAGATCTTCAGCCAGATCCCCAACAAACTCAACGATGCGATATTGGCCGTGTACTACGACTATGATGGGGATGAAACACAGCCATTCTCATATATGATAGGCTGTCAGGTATCCGATGAGGCGCTTGTTCCCGAAGGTTTGAACGAGCTCAAGATTCCTGCTCAAACCTACCAGAAGGTTGAAGCGAAAGGTGCGCTGCCCGCTTGCATTGGTGCAGCATGGGTTGGAATTTGGAATTCCCAGCCAGATCGCGCGTTTGGATATGACTTTGAGGTCTATGACGAGCGCAGCAAGGATTGGAGCCAAGCCGAGGTGGATATTTTCCTCTCGATGCATGCCTAG
- a CDS encoding LEM-3-like GIY-YIG domain-containing protein — MESTKMQIEPQNRDFRRFDHLQQKILGNYVYALRDPRDHKVFYIGQATQVNRVFDHFIEAENALNEPAIQASPKVRMILDIWSAGKDVDWFILACGLDKDTNELNAVESAAINLLTQSQNGPSLNCNAGLYSTFMDQEMVIAQGAPPIDPTRPLGTVFIFPIQRQLANGLDPYGATRSAWSVAQKYRKVDGAMAVGLVDFISKGVFDIDHWQPHGARYEFVGKEADMPDLLHKNWSKIISLSMGYWQRGNYLIVSFDGFGRFKFLRGNSDQQSWHRL, encoded by the coding sequence ATGGAATCAACGAAGATGCAGATCGAACCTCAGAATAGAGATTTTAGACGTTTTGACCATTTACAGCAAAAAATTCTGGGCAACTATGTCTATGCGCTCAGAGACCCCCGTGATCACAAGGTCTTTTACATTGGACAAGCCACTCAAGTAAATCGGGTATTCGACCATTTTATCGAAGCTGAAAACGCCTTGAACGAGCCGGCTATTCAGGCATCTCCCAAAGTGCGGATGATCCTAGACATTTGGTCAGCGGGCAAAGATGTGGACTGGTTCATCTTGGCTTGTGGACTGGACAAGGACACCAATGAACTGAATGCCGTGGAATCAGCTGCCATCAACCTATTGACACAAAGCCAAAATGGGCCTTCCCTCAATTGCAATGCCGGGTTGTATTCCACCTTCATGGATCAGGAGATGGTGATTGCGCAAGGTGCTCCACCCATTGATCCTACTCGCCCTTTGGGGACGGTCTTCATTTTTCCGATACAGCGGCAATTGGCAAATGGATTGGACCCTTACGGGGCAACAAGAAGTGCTTGGTCAGTCGCTCAAAAATACAGAAAGGTGGATGGGGCTATGGCAGTGGGATTGGTTGATTTTATTTCAAAGGGAGTGTTTGACATAGATCATTGGCAACCGCATGGAGCTAGATATGAATTCGTTGGGAAAGAAGCAGACATGCCCGATCTCCTTCACAAGAATTGGTCTAAGATTATCTCGTTGTCCATGGGGTATTGGCAGAGAGGCAATTACTTGATTGTGTCCTTTGACGGATTTGGGCGATTTAAATTCCTCCGAGGAAATTCCGATCAACAATCATGGCATCGTCTGTAG